The Arcobacter sp. F2176 DNA segment TGTTTAAACATAACTTTATCTTGTAAGTTATATTGAAGACAGAACTTCTCAATCATTTTTGCAGTTCTTTTTGTGATTTTTGCTTTGTCTAATGTATAGTTAGTCTCTATATCACCAACATGAATTGTTTGTGAGTTACTTGTACCTTTTGAGTTTAAAGTTGCCAAACTTTCATATTTTTCAAGCATACATATGCTTTTAATATTTGTATATTTCGCAAATTCATAGAATGTCGCAGCACCCGAAATTCCACCACCTACAACTAAAATGTCATAATGTTTATTACTCATTGTTCAAATTCCTAAAATAAAATATAGCAAAATAATAGCATAGATAATAAAAATTAATCTGAAATTTAATGTAAATTTATGGGCAAGTACAAAAATATTCTATTTAGTAACATTATATAGATTATAGTTTTGTTATAATTGTGTACATTAGAAACATTATATAAAGTATTTTGTATAGAAAGTGGACTATGTTGTACAATTATTGTACAAGCTATTTTGTATATAATAATTTAAAAAAAGATTATTTATCTTGTTTTTATAATGATAACTTTATATTAAATTATCTTTGGATATAATCACCCAATTTTAAGAATAAGGTAATTATAAAAATGGATTACAAAGATAGTATATTACTTCCAAAAACAGATTTCCCAATGAGAGGGAATCTTCCTCAAAATGAACCATTAAGATATGAAAAATGGGATAAGCAAAAAGTTTATGACAGAATGAAAGAGAATAGAAAAGGTGCTCAATCTTTTACATTACATGATGGACCTCCTTATGCAAATGGGCATATTCACATAGGTCATGCACTAAATAAAATTTTAAAAGATATGATTAATAAGTTTCATTATTTTGATGGAAAATCAATTAGATATGTTCCGGGTTGGGATTGTCATGGTCTACCAATTGAACAAAAAGTTGAAGAAAAAATTGGAAGCACTAAGAAAAAAGAACTTCCAAAATCAAAATTAAGACAACTTTGTCGTGATCATGCTTCAAAATTTGTAGATATTCAAAGGGAAGAATTTAAACAATTAGGTGTTATCGCTGATTGGGATAAGCCTTATTTGACTATGGATTTTAAATTTGAAGCAAATATTTATAGAGAACTTTGTGCTATTGCAAAACAAGGTTTATTGGTACAAAGATCTAAACCTGTTTACTGGTCTTGGGCTGCTCAAACTGCCTTAGCTGAAGCTGAAGTTGAATATGAAGATAAAACTTCACCTTCTATTTATGTTGCATTTAAACATGAAACTATGGATGCTAGCGTAATTATTTGGACTACAACTCCTTGGACACTTCCTGCAAATACAGGTATTTCACTTAATGGTGAAGAAGAGTATGTACTTACAAGTGATAAATTTATAGTTGCTAAAAAACTTTATAATTCACTTATAGAAAATGAAGTAATTTCTGGGAAAGTTGTAGAAACAATTAATCCAAAAGATTTGGAAAATAGCTTTGCAATCAATCCATTAAATGATAGAAAATCTAAAATCATTTTAGGTGAACATGTAATGATGGATAGTGGTTCAGGAGCTGTTCATACTGCACCTGGGCATGGTGAAGATGACTACAAAGTAGGGCTTCTTTATGACCTTGAAGTTATTATGCCTGTTGATGCATATGGAAAATATGATGAAACAATTATTAGAGAAAAACTATTTAAGGATACTGAAAAGTATTTAGGACTAAATGTATTTAAAGCAAATGAGTTAATTCTTGAAGAGTTAGGTGATGCTTTATTAAAAAGAGTAGATATAAGACACTCTTATCCACATTGTTGGAGAACACATACACCAATTATCTTTAGAGCAACAAAACAATGGTTTATATCAATAGATGATAAATATGGAAAAGAGAATAAAACTTTAAGAGAAAATGCTTTAAATGTGGTAGAAAATCTTAAATTTTACCCAGAGTGGGGAAGAAATAGATTAAAATCAATGCTTGATGGAAGACCTGACTGGTGTATTTCAAGACAGCGAGATTGGGGTGTTCCAATTGCCTTTTTTAGAAATAAAAAAACAGATGAAATTGTTTTTGATGAAAAAGTAATGAATTACACTGCAATGATTTTTGAACAAAAAGGTTGTGATGCTTGGTATGATTTAGAAATTAGTGAATTATTATAT contains these protein-coding regions:
- the ileS gene encoding isoleucine--tRNA ligase: MDYKDSILLPKTDFPMRGNLPQNEPLRYEKWDKQKVYDRMKENRKGAQSFTLHDGPPYANGHIHIGHALNKILKDMINKFHYFDGKSIRYVPGWDCHGLPIEQKVEEKIGSTKKKELPKSKLRQLCRDHASKFVDIQREEFKQLGVIADWDKPYLTMDFKFEANIYRELCAIAKQGLLVQRSKPVYWSWAAQTALAEAEVEYEDKTSPSIYVAFKHETMDASVIIWTTTPWTLPANTGISLNGEEEYVLTSDKFIVAKKLYNSLIENEVISGKVVETINPKDLENSFAINPLNDRKSKIILGEHVMMDSGSGAVHTAPGHGEDDYKVGLLYDLEVIMPVDAYGKYDETIIREKLFKDTEKYLGLNVFKANELILEELGDALLKRVDIRHSYPHCWRTHTPIIFRATKQWFISIDDKYGKENKTLRENALNVVENLKFYPEWGRNRLKSMLDGRPDWCISRQRDWGVPIAFFRNKKTDEIVFDEKVMNYTAMIFEQKGCDAWYDLEISELLYPGSGLNPDDLEKTVDILDVWFDSGSTQNAVLRSRNYDAGTFPADVYLEGSDQHRGWFQSSLLTTLASSEVAPYKALVTHGFTMDEKGEKMSKSKGNVIDPAKIMKQYGSEILRLWVAMSDYQNDQKISDNILKQNAELYRKIRNTARFLLANISDLEKLVDVKDFGVLDKWIMSKSKKVFDEIDASFSVYEFSKGLNKLNNFLVVDLSGVYLDICKDRLYCDDKNDVHRTAAQSAMALIAKKLLLVLAPILTYTVDELLEYAPAILKDDVNDVFDLNKFDFPEVESKLNEEYLIKVKEKFSESVDKLKKDKIIKSTLELDIYTNSDDVLSLDTIEAEDWFLVSDILTTKQEEALISFEIDGKLFEAYKAKNAKCPRCWKFKSQSEDELCPRCNEVIG